One Lachnospiraceae bacterium C1.1 DNA segment encodes these proteins:
- a CDS encoding MBL fold metallo-hydrolase: protein MNAENIDVFTQNSIRIRTDDKKIYIDPFQMKESPSDADFILITHDHYDHFSPEDIEKVANGKSVLVVPEKMAEKAEEVKKLVGKIVTVRADNSYDIDGLSFETIPAYNLLKPFHSKSAGWIGYILNLDGKRIYIAGDTDATKEAKSVKCDIALVPIGGTYTMDPKKAAELINIIRPETAIPVHYGTIVGNPKDADKFIEYVDNSINVEIKIK from the coding sequence ATGAATGCAGAGAATATAGATGTATTTACTCAGAATAGTATCAGGATCAGAACTGATGACAAGAAAATTTATATTGATCCGTTTCAGATGAAGGAATCTCCTTCAGATGCAGATTTTATACTGATAACACATGATCATTATGACCATTTTTCGCCTGAGGATATTGAAAAGGTTGCAAATGGTAAATCAGTGTTGGTCGTACCGGAAAAAATGGCTGAAAAGGCAGAAGAGGTTAAAAAGCTGGTAGGTAAAATTGTAACAGTAAGGGCAGATAATTCATATGATATTGATGGACTGTCATTCGAAACAATTCCGGCTTATAATCTCTTAAAGCCTTTTCATTCAAAATCTGCGGGATGGATTGGCTACATCTTAAATCTTGACGGGAAACGTATCTATATTGCCGGAGATACGGATGCTACAAAGGAAGCAAAATCTGTAAAATGTGATATTGCACTTGTACCGATCGGAGGTACATATACAATGGATCCGAAAAAAGCAGCCGAACTTATAAATATAATACGACCGGAAACAGCGATACCGGTCCATTATGGAACTATAGTCGGAAATCCGAAGGATGCAGATAAGTTTATAGAATATGTTGATAATTCTATAAATGTAGAGATCAAGATAAAATGA
- a CDS encoding 50S ribosome-binding GTPase: MQKGNVLVIGNSGVGKSTLINAVLGWDAKKKAITGRGISGVTKDLEIYENNGISFRLIDTIGFEPGFFKERNAVNAVRKWSRNAAKDGREDSRINLIWFCVDGTSAKLFPKTIDSLMNATSIWKNVPIIVVITKSYSEPDREENKKMIRMAFASKKKYRDRLNDIIPVVAEPYIIKEGIYAAPEGITELIALTNNLMPEGFKAAEQDVINYNLIRKRALSQTVITVASLAGITVGGVSLPVADGVILAPTETLEIESIAKIWGIKKDKMHEELFNTILEVGTVGAAGKLIASGLKAVPGINIGAAVINAFIAGTVIFALGQGSSYIFEQIYTGKRSASDLDWVKSVIEKNITKSSMETLAEAIKNIPKNAGTREILEIIAKTFLKK; encoded by the coding sequence ATGCAGAAAGGCAATGTTCTTGTCATCGGAAATTCCGGGGTGGGAAAATCTACACTTATAAATGCAGTATTAGGTTGGGACGCTAAGAAAAAGGCAATAACAGGCAGAGGAATATCCGGGGTAACAAAAGATCTTGAGATTTATGAGAATAATGGTATTTCTTTCCGGCTTATTGATACAATAGGATTTGAACCCGGATTTTTTAAGGAAAGAAACGCTGTAAATGCAGTCAGAAAATGGTCAAGGAATGCTGCAAAGGATGGGAGAGAAGACAGTAGGATAAATCTTATCTGGTTTTGTGTTGATGGAACTTCGGCAAAACTTTTTCCAAAAACAATAGATTCTCTTATGAACGCAACCAGTATTTGGAAAAATGTACCTATAATAGTTGTTATTACGAAATCATATTCTGAGCCTGACCGCGAAGAAAACAAAAAAATGATCCGTATGGCATTTGCATCAAAAAAGAAATACAGAGACAGATTGAATGATATAATCCCTGTAGTAGCGGAACCTTATATAATAAAAGAGGGAATATATGCTGCACCTGAGGGAATAACAGAACTTATAGCGCTTACCAATAATCTTATGCCGGAAGGGTTTAAGGCAGCAGAGCAGGATGTTATAAATTATAATCTGATCAGAAAAAGAGCATTGTCTCAGACGGTCATAACTGTTGCAAGTTTAGCCGGGATAACTGTTGGAGGGGTTTCACTTCCTGTTGCTGACGGGGTTATTCTTGCGCCGACGGAAACGCTTGAGATAGAGTCCATCGCAAAAATATGGGGAATAAAAAAAGACAAGATGCATGAAGAGCTTTTTAATACCATACTTGAAGTTGGAACTGTCGGAGCTGCCGGCAAATTGATAGCATCCGGTCTTAAGGCCGTTCCGGGAATAAACATAGGAGCTGCAGTAATAAATGCATTTATAGCAGGAACTGTTATTTTTGCATTAGGACAGGGATCAAGCTATATATTTGAGCAGATATATACGGGAAAGAGGTCTGCTTCAGATCTGGACTGGGTTAAATCTGTTATAGAGAAAAATATTACAAAATCTTCTATGGAAACATTGGCAGAGGCTATAAAGAATATTCCAAAGAACGCAGGAACCAGGGAAATTCTTGAGATAATAGCAAAGACATTCTTGAAAAAATGA
- a CDS encoding pyridoxamine 5'-phosphate oxidase family protein, giving the protein MERVVKFLKDAETYYLATVEGDQPRVRPFGTAHIFEGKLYIQTGKVKDVSKQIHANPKVEICAFNKGEWLRVAGELVEDDRNEARQSMLDAYPSLQKMYKADDGNTEVFYFKNATATFSSFTHEPETINF; this is encoded by the coding sequence ATGGAAAGAGTAGTTAAGTTCTTAAAGGACGCAGAAACTTATTATCTTGCAACAGTTGAGGGAGATCAGCCGAGAGTTAGACCTTTCGGTACGGCACATATTTTTGAAGGCAAGCTTTATATCCAGACGGGTAAAGTAAAGGACGTTTCAAAGCAGATCCACGCAAATCCTAAGGTTGAGATTTGCGCTTTTAATAAGGGTGAATGGCTTAGGGTTGCCGGTGAACTTGTGGAAGATGACAGAAATGAAGCTCGCCAGTCTATGTTAGATGCTTATCCGTCATTACAGAAGATGTACAAAGCTGATGATGGAAATACAGAAGTATTCTACTTTAAGAATGCGACTGCAACGTTTAGTTCATTTACACATGAACCGGAAACAATCAATTTTTAA
- a CDS encoding O-acetylhomoserine aminocarboxypropyltransferase/cysteine synthase: protein MSDYRFETLQVHVGQEEADPATDSRAVPIYQTTSYVFHNSKHAADRFGLADAGNIYGRLTNSTQDVLEKRLAALEGGTAALALASGSAAITYTIEALAANGGHIVAQKTIYGGSFNLLEHTLPQYGITTTFVDAHNLQELEAAIEDNTRAIYLETLGNPNSDIPDIDAIAEIAHKHGLPVVVDNTFGTPYLIRPIEHGADIVVHSATKFIGGHGTTLGGIIVESGKFNWKESGKYPNIAEANPSYHGISFYDAVGPAAFVTYIRAILLRDTGATISPFNAFLLLQGVETLSLRVERHAENTKKVVEFLRNNPLVEKVNHPSLPEHPDHELYERYFPNGGASIFTFDIKGGKEEAWKFIDNLKIFSLLANVADVKSLVIHPASTTHSQLSEEELEDQGIHQNTIRLSIGTEHIDDIIADLKNGFDAIG, encoded by the coding sequence ATGAGTGATTACAGATTTGAAACATTACAGGTACATGTTGGACAGGAAGAAGCAGATCCGGCTACAGACTCAAGAGCTGTACCGATTTATCAGACAACGTCTTATGTTTTTCATAACAGCAAACATGCGGCAGACAGATTTGGTCTTGCAGATGCAGGAAATATATATGGAAGACTGACAAATTCTACTCAGGATGTTTTAGAGAAAAGACTGGCTGCATTAGAGGGAGGAACTGCAGCATTGGCATTGGCATCCGGTTCGGCAGCGATTACATATACTATAGAAGCGCTTGCGGCAAACGGTGGTCATATTGTTGCACAGAAGACAATTTACGGAGGCAGTTTTAATCTTTTGGAGCATACACTTCCGCAATACGGAATTACTACAACATTTGTAGATGCACATAACCTTCAGGAATTAGAAGCAGCGATAGAGGATAATACAAGAGCAATCTATCTTGAAACTTTAGGAAATCCAAACAGCGATATTCCGGATATAGATGCAATTGCTGAGATCGCACATAAGCATGGACTTCCTGTTGTTGTTGACAATACATTTGGAACTCCATATCTGATCAGACCTATAGAGCATGGAGCTGATATAGTGGTACATTCTGCTACAAAATTTATAGGCGGTCATGGAACTACTCTTGGAGGAATAATTGTAGAGTCAGGAAAGTTTAACTGGAAAGAGAGTGGTAAATATCCGAATATAGCAGAGGCAAATCCAAGTTATCATGGAATATCATTTTACGATGCAGTAGGACCGGCAGCTTTCGTTACTTATATCAGGGCAATTCTTTTGAGAGATACAGGAGCAACGATTTCGCCATTTAATGCATTCCTTCTTTTACAAGGTGTAGAGACGCTTTCATTAAGAGTTGAAAGACATGCAGAAAATACAAAGAAGGTAGTTGAATTTCTAAGAAATAATCCGCTTGTAGAAAAGGTAAATCACCCATCACTTCCTGAGCATCCGGATCATGAACTATATGAGAGATATTTCCCAAATGGTGGAGCTTCTATTTTTACTTTTGATATAAAAGGCGGAAAAGAAGAGGCATGGAAATTTATTGATAACCTGAAGATATTTTCGCTTCTTGCAAATGTAGCAGATGTAAAGAGTCTGGTTATACATCCGGCATCGACCACACATTCACAGCTTTCAGAAGAGGAACTTGAGGATCAGGGAATACATCAGAATACTATTCGTCTTTCAATAGGAACAGAGCATATTGATGATATTATTGCAGATCTGAAAAATGGATTTGATGCTATAGGCTAA
- a CDS encoding transporter substrate-binding domain-containing protein, whose translation MKKKNLNKLLSTVLTLTIAAFAITGCGSVNAQELPSTEKSSEASENDGESENKNYRTLDEIKESGTINIGVFSDKNPFGYVDENGDYQGYDVYFAERIGQDLGVDINYVSTEAASRVEYLETGKVDIILANFTVTDERAEKVDFALPYMNVALGVISPETNVIEDISQIKEDDQVIVISGTTAETYFEKNYPDIQLQKFDTYASAKTAFENATGVAWANDNTEVIAYANENEGYVVGIPSLGSQDTIAPAVTKGNSSLLDWLNEEIQNLGDEQFFHKAYEETLIDTYGKDYEETLVVEGGEIK comes from the coding sequence ATGAAAAAGAAAAATTTAAATAAATTGCTTTCTACTGTATTGACTTTAACTATTGCTGCATTTGCTATTACCGGCTGCGGATCGGTAAATGCACAGGAACTGCCATCAACTGAAAAAAGCAGTGAGGCATCAGAAAATGATGGAGAAAGCGAAAATAAAAATTACCGGACTCTTGACGAGATAAAAGAAAGCGGGACTATTAACATAGGTGTATTTTCTGATAAGAACCCATTTGGCTATGTGGATGAAAATGGTGATTATCAGGGCTATGATGTCTATTTTGCAGAAAGAATAGGACAGGATCTGGGGGTTGATATAAATTATGTGTCCACGGAAGCTGCAAGCAGAGTTGAATATCTTGAAACCGGTAAGGTAGATATTATATTGGCAAATTTTACGGTAACAGATGAAAGAGCTGAAAAGGTTGACTTTGCATTACCGTATATGAATGTAGCACTTGGTGTTATATCACCTGAAACTAATGTGATCGAAGATATAAGCCAGATAAAAGAAGATGACCAGGTTATAGTTATCTCAGGAACTACCGCAGAGACATATTTTGAAAAGAATTATCCGGATATTCAGCTTCAGAAGTTTGATACCTATGCTTCTGCAAAGACTGCATTTGAAAATGCTACCGGTGTTGCCTGGGCAAATGATAATACTGAAGTAATAGCCTACGCTAACGAAAATGAGGGATATGTTGTTGGCATTCCATCGCTTGGAAGTCAGGATACCATTGCTCCTGCGGTAACGAAGGGAAACAGTTCGCTTCTCGATTGGTTGAATGAGGAAATCCAAAATCTTGGAGATGAGCAGTTTTTCCATAAGGCATATGAGGAAACCCTGATCGATACTTATGGAAAAGATTATGAGGAAACACTTGTAGTAGAAGGCGGTGAGATTAAGTAA